The following proteins are encoded in a genomic region of Arachis stenosperma cultivar V10309 chromosome 4, arast.V10309.gnm1.PFL2, whole genome shotgun sequence:
- the LOC130976036 gene encoding F-box/kelch-repeat protein At3g23880-like isoform X1, producing MSSSSQGRRRIDYHQRGVIRTSSMEMEEAFIPDELVVEILSRIPVKSLLKFRCVCKSWNSLISDSYFIKKHLHHFTHHNRIILSATTAEFHLNSCYLNSLISSTSSTTISEHLNYPVKNKYRHDGIVGSCDGLVCFAIKGDCVLLWNPSIRISKKSPPLGNNWRPGCFTSFGLGYDHVKQDYKVVAVFCDPNHFFSESKVKVYSMATNSWRKIQDFPHGVTPYQNSGKFVTGTLNWASNFTLGSTSSWIIVSLDLQKESYREILPPDYEKEETSSTPTLGVLNECLCMSYDHKRTHFVVWVMKDYGVTESWIKLVTVPYLPNPEDFSYSGPYYVSEKGEVLLMFEFDLVLFDPSDRSFKYPRIQNGKGWFDAEVYVETLVSPMKH from the coding sequence ATGTCATCATCATCgcagggaagaagaagaatcgaTTACCACCAAAGAGGAGTGATAAGAACTAGTTCCATGGAGATGGAGGAGGCCTTCATTCCAGACGAGCTTGTAGTGGAGATTCTGTCAAGGATTCCAGTGAAGAGTCTTCTGAAATTCAGGTGCGTATGCAAGTCATGGAACTCTCTCATCTCTGACTCTTACTTCATCAAAAAGCACCTTCACCACTTCACACACCATAACAGAATCATTCTCAGTGCCACAACCGCTGAGTTTCATCTCAACTCTTGTTACTTAAACTCTCTCATCTCTTCAACTTCTTCAACCACCATTTCTGAGCACCTTAACTACCCTGTCAAGAACAAGTACCGCCATGATGGCATCGTTGGTTCTTGTGACGGCCTTGTTTGTTTCGCCATTAAAGGTGACTGTGTTCTTCTCTGGAACCCCTCCATTAGGATCTCCAAAAAGTCTCCACCTTTGGGCAATAATTGGAGACCCGGTTGCTTCACTTCCTTTGGTCTTGGCTATGATCATGTCAAGCAAGATTACAAGGTTGTTGCTGTGTTCTGTGATCCCAACCACTTCTTCAGTGAATCCAAGGTTAAGGTTTATAGCATGGCAACAAACTCTTGGAGGAAGATTCAGGATTTTCCTCATGGTGTCACCCCATATCAAAATTCAGGGAAATTCGTCACTGGAACTCTTAATTGGGCCTCCAATTTCACTCTTGGATCCACCTCTTCTTGGATTATAGTTTCTTTGGATCTTCAGAAggagagttacagggaaattctGCCACCTGATTATGAAAAAGAGGAGACTTCATCAACACCTACTTTGGGTGTTCTTAATGAATGTCTGTGCATGAGTTATGATCATAAAAGAACTCATTTTGTTGTGTGGGTGATGAAGGATTATGGTGTGACAGAGTCATGGATCAAATTGGTGACAGTTCCTTATCTTCCTAACCCTGAAGACTTTTCATATTCAGGGCCATATTATGTTTCAGAAAAGGGTGAAGTGCTTCTCATGTTTGAGTTTGACTTGGTTCTGTTTGACCCAAGTGATCGTTCCTTCAAGTATCCTAGGATTCAGAATGGCAAAGGTTGGTTTGATGCAGAGGTTTATGTTGAAACACTAGTTTCACCAATGAAGCATTAA
- the LOC130976036 gene encoding F-box/kelch-repeat protein At3g23880-like isoform X2 — MEMEEAFIPDELVVEILSRIPVKSLLKFRCVCKSWNSLISDSYFIKKHLHHFTHHNRIILSATTAEFHLNSCYLNSLISSTSSTTISEHLNYPVKNKYRHDGIVGSCDGLVCFAIKGDCVLLWNPSIRISKKSPPLGNNWRPGCFTSFGLGYDHVKQDYKVVAVFCDPNHFFSESKVKVYSMATNSWRKIQDFPHGVTPYQNSGKFVTGTLNWASNFTLGSTSSWIIVSLDLQKESYREILPPDYEKEETSSTPTLGVLNECLCMSYDHKRTHFVVWVMKDYGVTESWIKLVTVPYLPNPEDFSYSGPYYVSEKGEVLLMFEFDLVLFDPSDRSFKYPRIQNGKGWFDAEVYVETLVSPMKH; from the coding sequence ATGGAGATGGAGGAGGCCTTCATTCCAGACGAGCTTGTAGTGGAGATTCTGTCAAGGATTCCAGTGAAGAGTCTTCTGAAATTCAGGTGCGTATGCAAGTCATGGAACTCTCTCATCTCTGACTCTTACTTCATCAAAAAGCACCTTCACCACTTCACACACCATAACAGAATCATTCTCAGTGCCACAACCGCTGAGTTTCATCTCAACTCTTGTTACTTAAACTCTCTCATCTCTTCAACTTCTTCAACCACCATTTCTGAGCACCTTAACTACCCTGTCAAGAACAAGTACCGCCATGATGGCATCGTTGGTTCTTGTGACGGCCTTGTTTGTTTCGCCATTAAAGGTGACTGTGTTCTTCTCTGGAACCCCTCCATTAGGATCTCCAAAAAGTCTCCACCTTTGGGCAATAATTGGAGACCCGGTTGCTTCACTTCCTTTGGTCTTGGCTATGATCATGTCAAGCAAGATTACAAGGTTGTTGCTGTGTTCTGTGATCCCAACCACTTCTTCAGTGAATCCAAGGTTAAGGTTTATAGCATGGCAACAAACTCTTGGAGGAAGATTCAGGATTTTCCTCATGGTGTCACCCCATATCAAAATTCAGGGAAATTCGTCACTGGAACTCTTAATTGGGCCTCCAATTTCACTCTTGGATCCACCTCTTCTTGGATTATAGTTTCTTTGGATCTTCAGAAggagagttacagggaaattctGCCACCTGATTATGAAAAAGAGGAGACTTCATCAACACCTACTTTGGGTGTTCTTAATGAATGTCTGTGCATGAGTTATGATCATAAAAGAACTCATTTTGTTGTGTGGGTGATGAAGGATTATGGTGTGACAGAGTCATGGATCAAATTGGTGACAGTTCCTTATCTTCCTAACCCTGAAGACTTTTCATATTCAGGGCCATATTATGTTTCAGAAAAGGGTGAAGTGCTTCTCATGTTTGAGTTTGACTTGGTTCTGTTTGACCCAAGTGATCGTTCCTTCAAGTATCCTAGGATTCAGAATGGCAAAGGTTGGTTTGATGCAGAGGTTTATGTTGAAACACTAGTTTCACCAATGAAGCATTAA
- the LOC130976033 gene encoding protein FAR1-RELATED SEQUENCE 7-like, protein MILKENPVGTELAMSNINVEEEIDFSCEPYIGLEFDSPDDALKFYTSYANRVGFKVRIGQLYRSRSNGSVSSRRYVCSKEGYQLSSRTGCPAFIRVQINASGKWVVDHFQKDHNHDLEIENGNCTPTVQQKGAAAFKSFTEVSRRPRKKLLESCNESSGPMGIIDFKRLRKEELEGQFRTEPYVGQEFGSPNEAYQFYHAYAAYVGFGVRIGQLFRSKNDGLITSRRFVCSKEGFQHPSRVGCGAYLRIKRQPSGKWVVDRLHKDHNHDLGSEREGRPKSIPDSNILAEEVDTGFVNGDLFRIDNYPVPRGTRQNHIKSDWYSMLLEYFQSRQAQDTGFFYAVEVDNGNCMSLFWADGRSRYSCSQFGDVLVIDTSYRKSVYLVPFATFIGVNHHRQPVLLGSALIADESEESFAWLFQTWLRAASGRQPLSIIADQDIAIQRAIRKVFPRTHHRFSLWQIKAKEQENLGIMGDGFTKDYDKCIYQSQTVDEFDATWAALLNKYGLKDNPWLKEMYEKRASWVPLYLRGTFFAGIPMNESVDSFFGAILNGQTSLVEFIPRYERGLERRREEERNEDFNTSNFQPFLQTKEPVEEQCRRLYTLTIFKVLQKELLQCYSYLGFKAFQEGSISRYMVRKGGNDMEKHHIVTFNASNLSISCSCQMFEYEGVLCRHALRVFQILELREVPSRYILHRWTKNAEDGVFPDLESWSSSQELRSLMLWSLRETAAKYIDAGATSIEKYKLAYEILREGGRKLCWHR, encoded by the coding sequence ATGATTTTGAAGGAGAACCCTGTAGGTACTGAGCTTGCAATGAGTAATATCAATGTGGAGGAGGAAATAGATTTTTCATGTGAACCGTACATTGGTTTGGAATTTGACTCACCGGATGATGCACTCAAGTTCTACACGTCATATGCAAATCGAGTTGGATTTAAAGTTCGGATTGGTCAGCTGTATCGATCAAGATCAAATGGGTCAGTTTCTTCTCGAAGATATGTGTGCTCAAAGGAGGGATATCAGCTCAGTTCGAGAACAGGTTGTCCAGCATTCATAAGAGTGCAAATAAATGCTTCTGGAAAGTGGGTTGTCGATCATTTCCAAAAGGATCACAACCATGATCTTGAAATTGAAAATGGAAATTGCACACCAACAGTGCAGCAGAAAGGTGCTGCAGCTTTCAAGTCCTTTACTGAAGTATCCCGTAGGCCAAGGAAGAAATTGCTCGAATCCTGTAATGAATCTTCTGGTCCCATGGGCATTATTGATTTCAAGCGACTGAGAAAGGAAGAACTCGAAGGACAGTTCCGAACTGAACCATATGTAGGTCAAGAGTTTGGTTCACCCAATGAAGCCTACCAATTTTATCATGCATATGCAGCATATGTTGGTTTTGGAGTTCGAATTGGTCAATTATTTCGTTCTAAGAATGATGGATTGATCACATCCCGCCGATTTGTGTGCTCAAAAGAAGGGTTCCAGCACCCTTCACGGGTTGGGTGCGGGGCCTATTTGAGGATTAAGAGACAGCCATCGGGAAAGTGGGTGGTGGACCGTCTCCACAAAGATCATAATCATGATTTGGGCTCTGAAAGGGAGGGTAGGCCAAAAAGTATTCCTGATTCCAATATTTTGGCTGAAGAGGTAGATACTGGATTCGTAAATGGTGATTTATTTCGGATAGACAACTATCCTGTCCCCAGAGGAACTAGACAAAATCACATTAAAAGTGATTGGTACAGCATGCTTCTAGAGTATTTTCAATCAAGACAAGCACAAGATACAGGATTCTTTTATGCTGTGGAAGTTGACAATGGTAACTGTATGAGCCTATTTTGGGCTGATGGCAGATCTAGATATTCATGTAGTCAGTTTGGTGATGTCCTTGTTATTGACACTTCCTACCGTAAGAGTGTCTATTTGGTGCCGTTTGCCACCTTTATTGGAGTTAACCATCACAGGCAACCTGTGCTTCTTGGAAGTGCTTTGATTGCTGATGAATCTGAAGAGTCTTTCGCTTGGTTATTTCAGACATGGCTGAGGGCAGCATCTGGCCGGCAGCCTCTATCGATAATTGCTGATCAGGACATTGCAATCCAGAGGGCAATAAGAAAAGTCTTTCCAAGAACCCATCATCGCTTTTCATTGTGGCAAATCAAGGCAAAGGAACAAGAGAATTTGGGTATAATGGGTGATGGATTTACAAAAGATTATGACAAGTGCATTTACCAGAGTCAGACAGTTGATGAATTTGACGCCACATGGGCTGCCTTACTCAACAAATATGGACTGAAGGACAATCCTTGGCTAAAAGAAATGTATGAGAAGCGGGCATCCTGGGTTCCATTATATTTAAGGGGCACGTTTTTTGCTGGCATACCCATGAATGAAAGTGTTGATTCATTCTTTGGTGCAATTTTAAATGGCCAAACGTCTCTCGTGGAATTTATTCCAAGGTATGAAAGAGGTCTTGAGCGACGCCgggaggaagaaagaaatgaGGATTTCAATACTTCTAATTTTCAACCATTTTTGCAAACAAAGGAGCCAGTTGAAGAACAATGTAGAAGGCTTTACACTCTTACCATATTCAAAGTACTTCAAAAAGAGCTTTTGCAGTGCTATAGTTATCTTGGGTTTAAAGCTTTTCAAGAAGGGAGCATCAGCCGATATATGGTGCGTAAGGGTGGAAATGATATGGAGAAACACCATATAGTTACATTTAATGCATCTAATCTTAGCATTAGTTGTAGCTGTCAGATGTTTGAATATGAAGGTGTTCTTTGTAGACATGCTTTGAGGGTTTTCCAGATACTGGAATTAAGAGAAGTTCCTTCTCGCTACATCTTGCACAGATGGACTAAAAATGCTGAGGATGGTGTTTTCCCTGATTTAGAGTCATGGAGTAGTTCTCAGGAACTCCGGAGTTTGATGCTATGGAGTCTAAGAGAAACTGCGGCTAAGTACATAGATGCAGGTGCAACATCTATTGAAAAGTATAAACTTGCTTATGAGATTTTGCGTGAGGGTGGGAGAAAGCTTTGTTGGCACAGGTGA
- the LOC130976037 gene encoding BI1-like protein, producing MFQAGQGYANVATSEPVSKKPHQYDVESGETLFPGLSPGENQLRWGFIRKVYGILSFQIVLTTLVSLLTVLYSPLNDLLRGNSLLLLIVVFLPFIFLIPLLKYQQKHPHNYILLGLFTVSISLTVGISCANTEGKIVLEALILTSAVVSSLTGYTFWASKKGKDFSFLGPFLFTSLFTLFLVGMMQMFFPFGPAAHAIYGGIGAMIFSGYIIYDTDNLIKRFTYDEYIGASVTLYLDILNLFLAILNMLREANN from the exons ATGTTTCAAGCGGGGCAGGGGTACGCCAATGTGGCGACGAGCGAGCCCGTTAGCAAGAAGCCGCATCAATACGACGTCGAATCGGGCGAGACGCTGTTCCCCGGACTCAGCCCCGGTGAGAACCAGCTCCGATGGGGATTCATACGCAAAGTCTACGGGATCCTCTCCTTCCAGATCGTTCTCACAACCCTCGTCTCCCTCCTCACCGTCTTATATTCCCCGCTCAACGATCTTCTCCGAGGGAATTCCCTTCTCCTCCTCATCGTCGTTTTTCTTCCCTTCATAT TTTTGATCCCATTACTCAAGTATCAGCAGAAGCATCCCCACAACTACATCTTATTGGGGCTTTTCACCGTCTCGATTAGCTTGACCGTTGGCATTTCCTGTGCCAACACAGAAG GAAAAATTGTGCTTGAGGCTTTGATTTTGACCTCTGCTGTGGTTTCCTCACTCACTGGCTATACCTTTTGGGCTTCCAAGAAGGGCAAGGATTTTAGCTTCCTTGGCCCATTTTTATTCACTAGTCTCTTTACCCTGTTTCTCGTTGGCATGATGCAg ATGTTCTTCCCATTTGGACCAGCAGCTCATGCTATTTATGGTGGAATTGGTGCTATGATTTTCTCTGGTTACATTATATACGACACCGACAACCTGATCAAACGCTTCACTTATGATGAGTACATTGGTGCTTCAGTCACTCTCTATCTCGACATTCTGAACTTGTTCCTTGCCATCTTAAATATGCTGAGGGAGGCAAACAATTAG
- the LOC130974441 gene encoding aspartyl protease family protein At5g10770-like translates to MGNFHLFLLCILALNFVLDSVLKSVAFQSDDTTTTQISNHFNVVEVSSLLPTSTCNPSSKQDFLFGLNYVVSSEEEEESLELVHNYGPCSPKNHGKANAPSMLEILDRDQKRASLMVSRQRYGKNQVQLRWQDSTYVINVGIGTPKRMFTFNIDTGYTQCVSSSCTYLGAYLDGSLIFGYMAKETLFVGSKTFKGIMFGCNEVTFNATLDKTDGIIGLGQGFLSFVEQTSNTYNKVFSYCLPSNPNRVGFLRFGKTKQVSKSLKFTKLGRDNAIELTGIKVGSTTIPITVKKDTAFIDSGTVITRLPSKDYIKLREAYRKAMTGYSFVGAISVADTCYNVGDHKKLKLPKMSFLFEDGLVLNIPPSGVVIPYNSTVVCFPFAATPETPGGEDFVLLGNYQQKTLEVVYDVAGGKLGFGHGGCK, encoded by the exons ATGGGCAACTTCCATTTGTTTCTGCTTTGTATTCTTGCCTTAAATTTTGTTCTTGATTCTGTACTCAAGAGTGTTGCCTTTCAAAGTGATGATACAACAACTACACAAATCAGCAACCATTTCAATGTTGTTGAAGTCAGCTCTTTGCTGCCAACCTCTACATGCAACCCTTCTTCTAAACAAG ATTTCTTATTTGGTTTGAACTATGTAGTGTCATCGGAAGAAGAGGAGGAGTCTTTGGAACTAGTCCACAACTATGGACCCTGCTCCCCAAAGAACCATGGAAAAGCAAATGCTCCATCTATGCTTGAAATCCTTGACAGAGACCAAAAAAGAGCGAGCTTGATGGTGTCGAGGCAGCGCTATGGAAAGAACCAGGTTCAACTCAGATGGCAAGATAGCACATATGTTATAAATGTGGGGATAGGAACACCTAAAAGGATGTTCACATTCAACATTGACACAG GGTACACACAATGCGTTTCCTCATCATGCACCTATCTGGGAGCTTACTTAGACGGATCTTTGATCTTCGGATACATGGCTAAAGAAACATTATTTGTTGGCTCCAAAACCTTCAAGGGGATCATGTTTGGGTGCAACGAAGTCACCTTTAATGCCACCCTTGACAAGACTGATGGCATAATTGGGCTTGGCCAAGGATTCTTATCCTTTGTAGAACAAACTTCCAATACATATAACAAAGTGTTTTCATATTGTCTCCCCTCAAATCCAAACCGTGTTGGTTTTCTCAGATTTGGTAAGACTAAACAAGTTTCGAAATCCTTAAAGTTCACAAAGCTAGGAAGAGATAATGCCATTGAACTCACTGGGATAAAAGTTGGTAGCACCACTATTCCCATAACTGTTAAGAAGGATACTGCATTCATTGATTCTGGTACTGTCATTACAAGGTTACCTTCCAAGGATTACATTAAGTTGCGAGAAGCATATCGAAAAGCCATGACTGGTTATAGCTTCGTGGGAGCAATTTCTGTTGCCGATACATGTTACAACGTTGGCGATCACAAGAAGCTTAAACTTCCGAAAATGagcttcttgtttgaagatggACTTGTTTTGAATATACCACCCAGTGGAGTAGTTATACCTTACAACTCCACTGTTGTTTGTTTCCCATTTGCAGCAACTCCAGAAACTCCCGGAGGCGAAGATTTTGTACTTCTTGGAAACTACCAGCAGAAAACACTAGAGGTAGTGTATGATGTTGCAGGAGGAAAACTTGGGTTTGGCCATGGTGGTTGCAAATAG
- the LOC130973617 gene encoding PHD finger-like domain-containing protein 5A, with protein sequence MAKHHPDLIMCRKQPGIAIGRLCEKCDGKCVICDSYVRPCTLVRVCDECNYGSFQGRCVICGGVGISDAYYCKECTQQEKDRDGCPKIVNLGSAKTDLFYERKKYGFKKR encoded by the coding sequence ATGGCCAAGCATCATCCTGATTTGATTATGTGCCGGAAACAGCCTGGAATCGCCATTGGAAGACTTTGTGAGAAATGCGACGGCAAGTGTGTCATATGCGACTCTTACGTGCGTCCTTGTACACTTGTCCGGGTTTGCGATGAATGCAACTATGGATCATTTCAAGGTCGCTGCGTAATATGTGGAGGGGTAGGGATATCTGATGCCTACTACTGCAAGGAATGCACACAGCAAGAGAAAGATAGGGATGGCTGCCCCAAAATTGTTAATTTAGGGAGTGCCAAAACCGATCTATTCTATGAACGCAAAAAGTATGGCTTTAAGAAACGATGA
- the LOC130974443 gene encoding uncharacterized protein LOC130974443, protein MEEIVFKYESEELHTPISSDDEGSSRRFPEFDDKYAHCEGRFELGTRFATIERFKEVVKDSFIAERRELKWIKNDKERVRVGCKDEEYPFLVHFSYNKTLQYYQVKTYVQEHTCARDLGNNAADQHWLSKKIEKRMATQPHMNTKEATEFLREEFLLCSYPKMVYRVVVEAREKIMGNERDQYKRSRDYCEQILKSNPGSTARLELMPIPESPPIFDKLYICLDACKKGFKNGCRPLLHLDGCFLKTYYIGWLLAAEDIGDDASRGWTFISDQQKGSHAKLCNCVMHMWKSFINRFEDLYIREVVWECARCTAVAEFKEYMEKLKQVNHGIWKYLSKFQPETWVKAYFSHGPKIDNLTNNMCEVFNVKIVNYQTKSILTMCEEIRCYLMSRMVNHKRVLDNHTGNLAPVQQKRMERLVNISTKWMAKWVGDNERKRFEVSRKASKVDVDLIKYTCSCNKWQLTGMPCIHALAAIRKRRDMPQDYMHP, encoded by the exons ATGGAGGAAATCGTATTTAAGTATGAGTCCGAGGAGTTGCATACACCTATTTCATCCGATGATGAAGGTAGCAGCAGGAGATTTCCTGAGTTTGATGATAAATATGCTCACTGTGAGGGGAGATTTGAGTTAGGAACCAGATTTGCTACTATTGAAAGGTTTAAGGAGGTGGTAAAGGATTCCTTTATTGCTGAGAGGAGGGAGCTGAAGTGGATAAAGAACGACAAGGAGAGGGTCAGAGTGGGTTGCAAAGATGAGGAGTATCCATTTCTGGTTCATTTCTCCTACAACAAAACATTACAGTATTATCAAGTAAAGACGTATGTGCAAGAACATACTTGTGCAAGGGATTTAGGGAATAATGCAGCTGATCAGCATTGGCTTAGCAAAAAGATTGAAAAGAGGATGGCAACCCAACCCCACATGAACACCAAGGAGGCAACTGAATTCCTAAGGGAGGAATTTTTATTGTGTTCCTACCCTAAGATGGTGTACAGAGTAGTAGTGGAGGCTAGGGAGAAGATCATGGGCAATGAGAGGGACCAATACAAAAGGAGCAGGGACTACTGTGAGCAGATTCTGAAGAGCAATCCAGGTTCGACGGCCAGGTTGGAGCTCATGCCAATTCCAGAATCACCTCCTATATTCGATAAATTATACATATGCTTGGATGCTTGTAAGAAAGGGTTTAAGAATGGGTGTAGGCCTTTGTTGCACTTAGATGGTTGTTTTTTGAAAACCTACTACATAGGTTGGCTTCTAGCAGCA GAAGACATAGGTGACGATGCCAGCCGTGGGTGGACCTTCATATCGGACCAACAAAAG GGTTCACATGCAAAGCTCTGCAATTGCGTGATGCACATGTGGAAGAGTTTCATAAATCGCTTCGAGGACTTGTACATTAGAGAGGTTGTGTGGGAGTGTGCTAGATGCACTGCTGTTGCAGAATTCAAAGAATATATGGAAAAGCTGAAGCAAGTGAACCATGGGATTTGGAAATACCTCAGCAAATTTCAGCCAGAAACTTGGGTTAAGGCCTATTTCTCCCATGGGCCAAAGATTGATAACCTTACAAATAACATGTGTGAGGTTTTTAATGTTAAGATAGTGAATTACCAGACCAAGTCCATCCTCACCATGTGTGAAGAAATCAGGTGTTACCTGATGAGCAGGATGGTGAATCACAAACGAGTCCTGGACAACCACACTGGAAATCTGGCACCAGTCCAGCAAAAGAGGATGGAGAGGTTAGTCAATATTAGCACTAAGTGGATGGCTAAATGGGTTGGTGATAACGAAAGAAAAAGGTTTGAGGTGAGCCGCAAAGCAAGCAAGGTTGATGTGGACCTTATTAAGTACACTTGCTCGTGCAACAAATGGCAACTTACTG GCATGCCTTGCATACATGCGCTTGCTGCCATTAGGAAGAGACGTGACATGCCACAGGACTATATGCACCCTTAG